A genome region from Euphorbia lathyris chromosome 4, ddEupLath1.1, whole genome shotgun sequence includes the following:
- the LOC136226215 gene encoding uncharacterized protein, with protein MFKFLKGVVAGSGTGLKDLPYNIGDPYPSAWGSWTHHRGTSKDDGSPVSIFALSGSNAQDGHLAAGRNGVKRLRTVRHPNILSFLHSTEVESFDGSTSKTTIYMVTEPVMPLDEKIKELGLEGTQRDEYYAWGLNQIAKAVSFLNNDCKLVHGNVCLASVVVTPSLDWKLHAFDVLSEFDGNNENATGPMLQYEWLIGTQYKPMEIVKSDWIAIRKSPPWAIDSWGLGCLIYELFSGIKLGKTEELRNTGSIPKSLLQDYQRLLSSMPSRRMNTAKLIENGEYFQNKLVDTIHFMEILTLKDSVEKDTFFRKLPNLAEQLPRQIVLKKLLPLLASALEFGSAAAPALSALLKLGSWLTAEDFTVKVLPTVVKLFASNDRAIRISLLQHIDQYGESLSAQIVDEQVYPHIATGFSDASAFLRELTLKSMLTLAPKLSHRTISSSLLKHLSKLQVDEEPAIRTNTTILLGNIASHLNDGTRKRVLINAFTVRALRDTFSPARGAGIMALCATSSYYDVNEIATRILPSVVVLTVDTDSDVRSKAFQAVEQFLQIVKQYYEKTTSGDSTVAATMGISSIPGNASLLGWAMSSLTLKGKPSEQAPLPPVNSSASLTSMTSLTSMASDTSSVMDIPSIAPTRVNSSMDLADQPQPVSPTSTDGWGEIENGIHEENDNDKDGWDDIEPLEEPKPILASIQAAQKRPVVQPVSQSKPQATSLRPKTTVKATKGEDDDLWGSIAAPAPKSTSRATKGEDDDLWGSIAAPAPKSTSRPLNVKSASALDDDDPWAAIAAPAPSTKAKPLPSGRGRGAKPNAPKLGAQRINRSSSGI; from the exons atgttCAAATTCCTGAAGGGAGTGGTGGCCGGATCTGGAACGGGACTCAAGGATCTCCCTTACAACATCGGCGACCCTTACCCCTCCGCTTGGGGCTCTTGGACTCACCATCGTGGCACCTCTAAG GATGATGGATCTCCAGTCTCAATATTTGCGCTTTCTGGAAGTAACGCTCAGGATGGACATCTAGCAGCTGGACGGAATGGTGTCAAGCGTCTTCGTACC GTTAGGCATCcaaatattttatcatttttacatAGTACTGAGGTTGAAAGTTTTGATGGTTCTACCTCAAAGACCACTATATATATGGTGACGGAGCCTGTTATGCCATTGGATGAGAAGATCAAGGAGCTTGGCTTAGAAGGCACACAGAG GGATGAGTATTATGCTTGGGGGCTGAATCAGATAGCTAAAGCTGTGAGCTTTTTGAATAATGATTGTAAACTT GTTCATGGTAATGTTTGCTTGGCAAGTGTTGTTGTAACACCAAGTCTAGATTGGAAGCTGCAtgcttttgatgttctatctgaATTCGATGGGAATAATGAAAATGCAACTGGACCTATGCTG CAATATGAATGGCTAATTGGAACACAATACAAACCTATGGAGATAGTCAAGTCTGACTGGATTGCAATCAGAAAGTCTCCGCCTTGGGCTATTGATTCTTGGGGTTTGG GCTGTCTTATTTATGAACTTTTCTCTGGTATCAAGCTGGGGAAAACAGAAGAGCTGCGCAACACCGGTTCCATTCCAAAG tCATTGCTTCAAGATTACCAGCGGCTACTTAGCTCTATGCCATCTCGCAGGATGAATACAGCAAAACTTATAGAAAATGGTG AATACTTTCAAAATAAGTTGGTGGACACTATACATTTCATGGAAATTCTTACGTTAAAAGATAGTGTTGAGAAGGATACCTTCTTCCGGAAACTTCCAAACTTAGCAGAGCAGCTCCCTCGTCAAATCGTGCTGAAAAAG CTCCTTCCTTTATTAGCTTCTGCACTTGAATTTGGTTCTGCTGCTGCCCCTGCTTTGTCTGCATTACTGAAATTGGGATCCTGGCTTACAGCTGAAGATTTTACTGTCAAG GTACTGCCAACTGTTGTGAAACTTTTTGCCTCAAATGACCGTGCCATTCGAATTAGTCTCCTGCAGCATATTGATCAATATGGAGAGTCATTATCTGCACAAATTGTTGATGAGCAA GTTTACCCACATATTGctactgggttttctgatgcaTCTGCTTTCCTCCGCGAATTGACCCTCAAATCAATGCTTACTTTGGCACCCAAG CTTTCTCATCGTACCATTTCAAGCTCCTTATTGAAGCATCTTTCAAAGTTGCAG GTTGATGAAGAACCTGCAATTAGAACAAACACCACCATATTACTGGGAAATATTGCAAGCCACTTAAATGATGGG ACAAGGAAGCGAGTATTAATTAATGCTTTTACAGTCCGTGCATTGCGCGATACTTTTTCTCCTGCCAGAGGAGCAG GAATAATGGCTTTGTGTGCAACTAGTTCTTATTATGACGTCAATGAGATTGCAACCAGAATTCTGCCCAGTGTTGTCGTACTTACAGTTGACACTGACAG TGATGTTCGATCAAAAGCGTTTCAAGCTGTTGAGCAGTTCTTGCAAATAGTCAAGCAATATTATGAAAAG ACAACTTCTGGAGATTCTACCGTAGCTGCAACTATGGGAATTTCATCTATACCAGGAAATGCTAGTTTATTGGG CTGGGCCATGAGCTCTTTGACTCTTAAGGGTAAACCATCTGAACAAGCTCCACTTCCTCCTGTAAATTCTAGTGCATCCTTGACTTCTATGACATCTTTGACTTCTATGGCATCTGATACAAGTTCAG TAATGGATATTCCAAGTATAGCACCTACCCGTGTAAATTCTAGCATGGACTTGGCGGATCAACCACAGCCTGTGTCTCCTACTTCAACTGATGGTTGGGGAGAAATTGAAAATGGTATTCATGAAGAGAATGATAATGACAAAGATGGGTGGGATGATATTGAACCTCTTGAAGAGCCAAAGCCGATTCTTGCAAGCATTCAAGCTGCTCAAAAACGGCCAGTCGTACAACCAGTCTCACAGTCTAAACCACAAG CCACAAGTCTGCGACCTAAAACGACAGTTAAGGCGACAAAAGGTGAAGATGATGATTTATGGGGTTCCATAGCTGCCCCTGCACCAAAATCCACCTCAAGGGCGACAAAAGGCGAAGATGATGATTTATGGGGTTCCATAGCTGCCCCTGCACCAAAATCTACTTCAAGACCTTTGAATGTCAAATCAGCCTCAGCACTTGATGATGACGACCCGTGGGCTGCAATTGCGGCTCCTGCACCGTCTACAAAAGCTAAACCATTGCCATCGGGTAGAGGTAGAGGAGCTAAACCTAATGCTCCAAAATTGGGTGCACAACGGATTAACCGGTCATCTTCAGGAATCTAA
- the LOC136225664 gene encoding uncharacterized protein has protein sequence MLHSLSSILGLVILYMSQVNASIHEYKNEAFIRRSNSYFFHGGSEGLYASKLPVKLSSQDDKILNGKSFIRFESITFRRTKKSAAQRNEMQQKTGLIEALIVKVKDRDKIGGSYLNSTAICCTPNLAKSVSCNVGEIIIHKESGNTDGPKRLQTFFEGNNVEAKMVFQTIEINSTGMYYLYFMFCDPQLKGIKVSGKTVWRNPDGYLPGKMAPMMTFTGLMSLAYLALGIVWFLWFVKYWKDIIQLHYHITAVIGFGMCEMALWYFEYSNFNSNGIRPMRITVWAVSFSAVKKSISRLLLLVVSMGYGVVKPTLYGITSKVLVLGLSYLVASEALGLVENLGNINDFCGKARLLLVLAVALLDACFIIWIFSSLSQTLEKLQVRRSVVKFALYQKFTNLLAVAVLLSIAWIGYELYFNATDPLGEKWRRAWIIPVFWSLLEYVLLVVICFLWSPSLNPTRYTVSGEITDENDESVLLSGGVKVVGDLVTKLERRV, from the exons ATGTTGCATTCTCTATCATCAATTTTAGGTTTAGTTATATTGTATATGAGCCAAGTGAATGCTTCGATCCATGAATACAAAAACGAAGCGTTTATTCGTCGTTCTAATTCGTACTTCTTCCATGGTGGTAGTGAAGGCCTTTATGCTTCTAAACTTCCTGTAAAACTCTCTTCTCAGGATGATAAGATCCTCAATGGCAAGTCCTTTATCAG GTTTGAATCAATCACATTCCGGAGAACCAAAAAATCTGCAGCACAAAGAAACGAGATGCAGCAGAAAACCGGACTAATCGAAGCTCTAATAGTTAAGGTAAAAGACAGAGATAAAATTGGGGGTTCTTATTTGAATTCCACTGCAATATGCTGCACCCCTAACCTAGCCAAGAGTGTATCCTGCAATGTAGGAGAAATAATCATCCACAAAGAATCCGGTAACACCGACGGACCGAAACGACTCCAAACTTTCTTCGAAGGAAACAACGTAGAAGCGAAAATGGTATTTCAAACAATTGAGATAAACAGCACAGGAATGTACTATCTTTACTTCATGTTCTGTGATCCACAGCTCAAAGGCATTAAAGTCAGTGGTAAAACAGTCTGGAGGAACCCCGATGGTTATCTTCCGGGAAAAATGGCACCGATGATGACGTTTACGGGGCTTATGTCATTAGCTTATCTTGCTCTAGGAATTGTGTGGTTTCTCTGGTTTGTTAAGTACTGGAAAGACATAATTCAACTACATTATCATATAACAGCAGTGATTGGATTTGGAATGTGTGAAATGGCACTTTGGTACTTTGAGTATTCAAATTTCAATTCAAATGGAATTAGGCCAATGAGAATAACTGTTTGGGCAGTTAGTTTTAGTGCAGTTAAGAAGAGTATTTCAAGGTTGCTTCTTTTGGTGGTTTCAATGGGATATGGAGTTGTGAAGCCTACACTTTATGGGATAACTTCAAAAGTTTTAGTACTTGGTTTGAGTTATTTAGTGGCTTCAGAAGCACTTGGATTGGTTGAAAATTTGGGGAATATTAATGATTTTTGTGGGAAAGCTAGGTTGCTACTTGTATTGGCTGTTGCTCTTTTGGATGCTTGCTTCATCATTTGGATCTTTTCATCATTATCTCAAACTTTGGAGAAGCTTCAG GTAAGAAGAAGTGTAGTGAAGTTTGCACTTTACCAGAAGTTCACAAATTTGCTTGCAGTAGCAGTTCTGCTGTCCATTGCATGGATTGGTTATGAG TTATACTTCAACGCAACCGATCCATTGGGCGAAAAGTGGAGAAGAGCATGGATCATCCCGGTTTTCTGGAGCTTACTTGAATATGTTCTTCTAGTTGTCATATGTTTTCTTTGGTCTCCATCACTTAATCCAACAAG GTATACAGTTTCGGGAGAGATCACGGACGAAAATGATGAGAGTGTCCTTCTGTCTGGTGGAGTTAAGGTGGTTGGAGATCTAGTAACCAAGCTCGAAAGACGGGTGTAA